The Garra rufa chromosome 18, GarRuf1.0, whole genome shotgun sequence genome window below encodes:
- the ptges3b gene encoding prostaglandin E synthase 3b, which yields MHPAAAKWYDRRDFVFIEFLVEDSKDVNVNFDKSKFGFSCLSGADNMKYSNEIDLFESIDQDGSKHRRTDRSILCCLRKAEGGKSWPRLTKDKAKLNWLSVDFNNWKDWEDDSDEDLSNYDRFSDMMGNMGGEDDLPDLDGADDESADSDDEKMPDLE from the exons GCATCCAGCAGCTGCTAAGTGGTACGACAGACGAGACTTTGTCTTCATTGAGTTTTTGGTGGAGGACAGCAAGGATGTGAATGTAAATTTTGACAAGTCCAAATTTGGTTTCAG CTGTCTCAGTGGGGCAGATAACATGAAGTACTCAAATGAAATTGACCTTTTTGAATCCATCGATCAAGAT GGGTCCAAACACAGGCGTACAGACCGGTCGATCCTGTGCTGTTTACGGAAAGCAGAGGGAGGGAAATCCTGGCCCAGGTTAACAAAAGACAAAGCAAAG CTCAACTGGCTTAGTGTTGACTTCAACAACTGGAAAGACTGGGAGGATGATTCAGACGAAGATTTGTCCAACTATGATCGCTTTTCAGAT aTGATGGGCAACATGGGAGGAGAGGATGATCTACCTGACCTAGATGGAGCAGATGAT gaatcaGCTGACAGTGATGATGAAA AAATGCCAGATCTGGAATAA